In Brevibacillus brevis, a genomic segment contains:
- a CDS encoding response regulator transcription factor yields MTRLMVVDDDPHIRELVRIFLRREGFEVTEAADGEEALAKLEQTPAELVILDIMMPNMDGWELCRELRSLYDIPLLMLTAKGETAQKIKGFELGTDDYLVKPFEPAELVVRVKALLKRYRIAASHVVQVGQLQLNRQTFEATKDGKLLTIPLKEFELLFKLASYCGKTLSREQLIERIWGYDFEGNERTVDVHIGRLRERFPAEEFGFSIRTIRGLGYRLEVTP; encoded by the coding sequence ATGACTCGATTGATGGTGGTGGATGACGATCCGCACATTCGCGAATTGGTCCGCATCTTTTTGCGGCGGGAAGGCTTCGAGGTCACAGAAGCCGCAGATGGGGAAGAGGCGCTCGCCAAGCTCGAGCAAACGCCCGCAGAGCTGGTCATCCTCGACATCATGATGCCGAACATGGACGGCTGGGAGCTGTGCCGCGAGCTGCGCAGCCTGTATGACATCCCGTTGTTGATGTTGACGGCCAAAGGAGAGACGGCGCAAAAGATCAAAGGCTTCGAACTGGGTACCGACGACTACCTCGTCAAGCCGTTTGAGCCTGCCGAGCTGGTCGTACGGGTCAAAGCGCTGCTCAAGCGGTACCGCATCGCCGCTTCCCACGTCGTGCAGGTCGGGCAGCTGCAGTTGAACCGGCAGACGTTTGAGGCCACAAAGGACGGCAAGCTCCTCACCATCCCGCTGAAGGAATTCGAGCTCTTGTTCAAACTGGCCAGCTATTGCGGCAAGACGCTCTCGCGGGAGCAGCTGATCGAGAGAATCTGGGGTTACGACTTCGAAGGGAACGAACGGACGGTAGACGTGCACATAGGCAGGCTGCGCGAGCGGTTCCCCGCGGAGGAATTCGGATTTTCGATCCGGACGATCCGCGGGCTCGGCTATCGGCTGGAGGTGACGCCATGA
- a CDS encoding ABC transporter ATP-binding protein, whose protein sequence is MNAAKQERAQGNWQPFFQLIKETKPSKLKIGVALFLSIATTLVSLVIPLFTRDLVDSFSLSSISKGQIVLLAIAFIAQAVAGGLSIYLLNHVGQDIVASLRDRLWKKLLVLPVSYYDNHRTGDTISRMTNDTGVVKGLISEHLSNFFTGIIAIIGSIVTLFYLDWQMTLVMLIAVPLSFSILFPLGRQMYRISKSLQDETASFTTVMNQVLSEIRLVKSSNAEPLEYRNGKRGIENLFRYGIKEGRVQAMIGPLMSFIIMVLLVVIMGYGGMRVSSGALTAGELVAFILYLVQIVMPLGQFTQFFTQLQKAMGATERIIHTLGAEEENYTAGRELKKADGPIHVEHVSFAYDSGETILDDVSFTIKPGKVTAIVGPSGSGKTTMFSLIERYYSPNSGVIRLGDEPIQDFTLASWRSKIGYVSQESPLIAGTIRENICYGLDRPISDEELRKAAAMAYADQFIEEFPDGYDTEVGERGVKLSGGQRQRIGIARALLRDPQILMLDEATSSLDSKSEWIVQQALGNLMKGRTTLVIAHRLSTVVDADQILFMEKGKITGRGVHAELFESHAMYREFATQQLRVKERV, encoded by the coding sequence AATAAAGGAAACGAAACCTTCCAAACTGAAAATCGGGGTGGCGCTGTTTCTGAGCATCGCGACCACTCTAGTCAGCCTGGTGATTCCGCTGTTTACCCGCGATCTCGTCGACAGCTTTTCCCTATCCTCGATCAGCAAAGGCCAGATCGTGCTGCTGGCGATCGCTTTCATCGCGCAAGCCGTCGCCGGCGGGCTGTCGATTTACTTGCTGAACCACGTCGGCCAGGACATCGTGGCTTCGCTGCGTGACCGGCTGTGGAAGAAGCTACTCGTCTTGCCGGTCTCCTACTACGACAATCACCGGACGGGCGACACGATCAGCCGCATGACCAATGACACCGGTGTCGTCAAAGGGCTGATTTCAGAGCATCTGTCGAACTTCTTCACAGGGATCATCGCGATCATCGGTTCGATCGTCACGCTGTTCTACCTCGACTGGCAGATGACGCTGGTGATGTTGATCGCGGTCCCGCTGTCGTTTTCGATCCTGTTTCCGCTCGGACGGCAAATGTACCGCATCTCCAAAAGCTTGCAGGATGAGACGGCGAGCTTTACCACGGTGATGAACCAGGTGCTTTCGGAAATCAGGCTGGTCAAATCGTCGAATGCCGAGCCGTTGGAGTACCGGAACGGAAAGCGGGGCATCGAAAACCTGTTCCGGTACGGAATCAAGGAAGGAAGAGTGCAGGCGATGATTGGGCCGCTCATGTCCTTCATCATCATGGTGCTGCTGGTCGTCATCATGGGCTACGGGGGAATGCGCGTCTCGAGCGGCGCGCTGACGGCAGGGGAGCTGGTGGCCTTCATCCTGTATCTCGTCCAGATCGTGATGCCCCTCGGACAGTTCACACAGTTTTTTACACAGCTGCAAAAAGCGATGGGAGCGACCGAACGAATCATTCACACGCTGGGTGCAGAGGAAGAAAACTACACAGCAGGTCGGGAGCTGAAAAAAGCCGACGGGCCGATCCACGTCGAGCATGTCAGCTTCGCGTACGACAGCGGCGAAACGATCCTCGACGACGTGAGCTTCACGATCAAGCCGGGCAAGGTCACGGCCATCGTCGGTCCGAGCGGAAGCGGGAAGACGACGATGTTCTCCCTGATCGAACGGTACTACAGTCCGAATAGCGGCGTCATCCGTCTGGGCGACGAACCGATCCAGGACTTTACCCTTGCCTCCTGGCGCAGCAAGATCGGGTATGTGTCGCAGGAGAGCCCGCTCATCGCCGGCACCATTCGGGAAAACATCTGCTACGGCTTGGACCGCCCGATCAGCGACGAGGAGCTCAGGAAAGCGGCTGCCATGGCGTACGCCGACCAGTTCATCGAGGAATTTCCCGATGGCTACGACACCGAGGTCGGGGAGCGTGGCGTCAAGCTGTCAGGGGGGCAGCGCCAGCGAATCGGCATCGCCCGGGCGCTTCTGCGGGATCCGCAAATTCTCATGCTCGATGAGGCGACCTCCAGCCTGGACAGCAAATCCGAATGGATCGTCCAGCAGGCGCTCGGCAATTTAATGAAGGGACGCACCACGCTGGTGATTGCCCACCGCCTGTCTACCGTAGTGGATGCAGATCAGATCCTCTTCATGGAAAAAGGGAAGATTACCGGCAGGGGCGTACATGCCGAGCTGTTCGAATCCCACGCGATGTACCGGGAATTTGCCACGCAGCAGCTGCGTGTGAAAGAGAGGGTGTGA